Genomic DNA from Porites lutea chromosome 4, jaPorLute2.1, whole genome shotgun sequence:
ATTAAGAGTCTATTGATTTCAACACGGTTTTGtataaaaaaaggggggggaaTGGGCAAAGGAAAATCATGCTGGATAAAATCCTGTAATGCTAAAGGtgatttttagcacaacacagtgctgcaatgttggaacaatgttgtaaacATTCGAATCAATGTCGCAataatcgtctcgtgtaacatcacctttagcattgcacgattttattttttgtttatatgtATATTAACCGGAGCTTTGCTTTTAACCCtggctaaatttatatattttcacATCGCGCAGAGTGCTTATTGTTCTAGCGACATTTACTTCCAGTTCAACAAAGCTCGTAGATCTGTCATATTACGCGCAATCATGCAGAGATTCTATGAAAGCgctttaaggtggcccgaacctatttatatgcgtgttggttatgtttttgatttgcgtTTTTCGGAATGAAAGATTCCAccgatttcattgatttttggcataccaaataaataatgatggaacctttaagaaaatgttatttgttttcttgtcgATATAAAAACcattgagatatcggcatatatttaaaaccacatttttactaaaaatgtaaataacttcaaaatcccatgacagatttttccctaacttcaggaaataagcctcagagctctctagatttacatctgcaagtttgaaggcaatcgtgaccgtagaactcgctgcacaaaatgctggtcgaatctaaccttaaaatgctacgctaacacatttgtgaaagttgacgcaaaAATAGAGGTAGAGTGCCGacagactatctcctatctgaaaggatattcctacctaaagctttatttcaagaaacagagtaatcagaaacctacggcgaacATAGTTAGcactacaagaagaacaactttatgctgagtGCGCGGTAATATTAAAGAACttctattcatcaaacttacgttgtatttgtccctctcttttggaaacaaagcaaaataaagcGTTCTTGGAAAAactgtcaagagtttttagcgtcgcaggttcccgttttgaagagaaataaggccaccaactccagtacttttaaccatccatttttcagctgcaatgaaaacccttgtatttggtaatttattcaagctttttagacttgccgtcacattcgcacgggaagtttattacttgggaataaagatgaagacaaatatgacaatcgtcttattcttCTCATTATCCCCAACAGCAAActgcccgtgcgaatgtgatggtaAGTCTTAAAAGCGTGAATAGATTACCAGATACAagggttttcattgcagctgaaaaatggatggttagaagtactggagttggtggccttATTCGGCACTCGGCTTAAAATTGTTCTTCTTTAAGTGctaactgtattcgccgtaAGTTTCTGATCACTCTGTTTCTTGAAATAAAGCTTTTGGTAGAAATatcctttcagataggagatagtctgtCGGCAGTCTtcctctatttgtgcgtcaactttcacaaatgtgttagcgtagcattttaaggttaaatttgaccagcattttgtgcagcaagttctacggtcacgattgccttcaaacttgcagatgtaaaactagagagctctgaggcttatttgccgaagttagggaaaaatctatcgtgggatttcgaagttatttacatttttcgtaaaaatgcggttttaaatatatgccgatatctcaaaggtttttatacctacaagaaaacaaataacattttcttaaagttccattattctttattaaggatgccaaaactCATAGAAATaggttgaatctttcattctgaaaaacgcaaatcaaaaacataaccaacacgcatataaataggttcgggccaccttaaccATTGGTTGCCAAGAATGTGCGAAGATGCTCATTTTAATGGCAAACTAAACAACGAATGCAGTAcgttattgtttctttttttgtatgtgtgtgtgtCCGTGACATTTTTTTCTGAGAGCTCGCTTAATGGACACCATGACATACTCCTTGGTGTCTGTACTAACCTTTTTCCACTGTATGTTAAACGCAGCTTTGTCACAAGTTACCACCGATTCTCATGTTATTAAAAGATGCGAAATTTTAATTACTATTTACCATAGTCACAAAATGCTAATGGTACCGTAAGTAATCAAATTGACGCCCCCCTCTAACGCCTCTTGTGTAATAAACGCCCCTCTCTGAGCGTACGTGTCATCTAATGAAAAAAGCCTTAAACATCTGTCTTGGAAGCAGCAGGGTAGAGTCCAACTGTCTGTGTTAAAAAGACCCTTATATCAACAATTCTATAGATTTGTAAACATGTACCAGCAGAGGTGAAATGCTCTAGACTAaacattgattttaaaaaatgagcaGGAGTTTCGCCGAGAGTTTTTATACCTGATAATACACGCctgcgagttttttgaacgcCTTCAAAACGGCTCTGATatatatcaactcattctaatATTTAGAATAAAACATTGGACGTAAATTTTAGCTGTGTCTTATCAGatgtaaagacactcattaGACATTaggacggaatccatcaggaaattgagtaattttaattttaagtggacaaaaaccttttaCCTTGTACCGCGGCagtgttagctcagtcggtagagcgttttgactgcagagcgggaggtcgcgggttcgattcctgaggccggaccaatactcagggtcttaaaataaccgagaaatgaaggtactccctttgcactgcaacaggctagaccttcgcgtggctcggatgaccacgtaaaatggcggtcccgtctccagttggagacgtaaaacatagtgtccccaattagtactttcgtgctaaatacattgacactcaaataaagtgctttctttttttttttttcttttttttttttttttaccagaatcatttaaacaatattgcattcttttttacatttttcaagggctatagatacaATGAGTTATCtgcaataacaccaaagacaatttgtcacgggagcccgagaaaataaatttcaaatttcacaagaactGTGAAAACCcatgtaaaattctgaaaatttcgtgtgtaagatgtcattttgtgaaatctgacatttattttctcgggcccataaaaagttttctttggtgttattgcagataactaattacatctatagcctttgaaaaatgtaaaaaagaacgcaatatgctttaaattattctgttacaaggtttaaaattactcaattttctgatggattccgtcttaatttctcttgttttttcttaatgaatttttattgactttttgaAGATCGGTCCATATTTTCCGtcgatatctttttttttaatttggtgaTTTTAGATAGCGCAACCCATTTCTTTTACCGAGCTTGacaatgaaagaagataaagaTCTTTACTCGTCGTACATTGCCAACTGCGTCTTCGACGCCTGCTCATCGTATGTAGCCATCATGCTGAACAGTTTAACAATTTACGCTCTAAGAAAAACTTCGTCGCTGCCCAAATCTTTAAAAACACTGCTTATGAGTCTGGCTGTTTCTGATTTAGCTGTTGGCTTACTGGCACAACCGTTGTACATCGCTGTAACTGTCATTGATTTCGAGCCAGAATCCCAAAGCAATCGGTATTTTGATGTCACTTACAAAGTGTACTTGTTCGTAGTTAATTTACTTACTTTTGCTTCATTCTTTGGAGTGATGGCTCTAAGCGCAGACCGATTCTTGGCGATCCATCTTCATCTTAGATACCAGGAACTTGTGACATACAAGCGAGTTGTTATGGTGGTGTTTACGATGTGGGCTGTTAGCACCGGTCTCGCAATATTGAGACTGTGTATTCCAAAAAGTATTTGCTACCTGATTTTCGACGCGATTTACGTTTGCTGTTTCTTAGCTACAACTGCTTTTAACTACAAGATATATGTAACTTTACGACGCCACGCAAACCAGATTTAAGCTATGCAAGCCCAGCAAGCACCACAAGATGGCGAAATGGCAAATACAGCAAGTCTAAGAAAATTTGCTGTCGGAACATTGCTCGTGTATCtagcttttgttatttgttatttgccAGACTGTTGTAGGTTAGTTATATTTGCAGTCTCGAAAAGCAGTACCTCTAATGAGATTTTACGTCTATACACTATGACTTTGTGGTTTCTTAACTCGTCTTTGAATCCCGTGATTTACTGTTGGAAGAAGAGACCTGTTCGACTCGCTGCAGTAGACATATTACGGAAGATTTTGTGAAGCTTTTATAGTTTATTAGGTAACTTTCCTGAATGTGCGGTGTATTTTAGTAAGATCACACAGCCATTGTTAAACTCGCTGACAAATGATGAGCTTTTTCTATCGCACTCTGTTATAATTGTCGAACTTTGTTAGAAAATTGTCGCATTTTGTACAGAACACTTGTCTTGTAGCACTTTCTAGCTGTATTCGTcgctttttgttaaaaattgtcGCACATTGTAATAACACCTCTTGCATTATGTGATAAAGACAGAAATAAACTTGAgtgtttttttgtcttgttggCAGAAATGAAGCTACTATTTGCTAAACACAGAAATTCATCTTTGCAAACGTGTCTGCAGGATATACACAggttttattgaaaaaataggTGCCTCTATAATGTACTGGCTAGCTGTATAGTATAGGCCATAAGACTTTTTTTCTCATGGGTCCTAGATGTTAATTAGCCAGGTTTAAAGATGAACATGGCCTACGTCTTTGAACAGATGTTTGGCAAGATGGCTATAGCAGGAAGGAAGGGTGGCTCGAAAAGCAAGTAGATCTTTTCTTTAGCCTTCATGTGAATCTCATTCTCTCCTTCCACTAGTAAACTAATTATAAACAATTGGCGGCCTCTTCCCTCTGCTCAATCTCCGAGTGGTATCAATGCACGTCAAGTCTGCTCCAAGTAACAATTCTAAACTACAATGTTCCAACGCTCACATTCATTTTGCTTTCCCGGGGCCACTTTTTACTCGttttagttaattattttcttgtagaaTGTCTTACCTGGACCTTTTCCCATTTGATTAGACAAGTAAGATTTGAAAGGTACTTGCCCAACAACAAAACGGATCCGCTTGTCCCGGGCTACCGAACGTGACTTTCTTTTTGAGTAGTGGGTTAACTTTGACTGAAATAATGTTGGTATGCAGTTCTCAAGAACTAGTTATGTTATTGAAATCATTTGTCTTCATCAGTTGACAATAAGTGCCTTATTCATTGTACTAATCTGCTGCTAAAAGACCTACTCATTCACCTTTACTGCTATACTTTGAGTCAAACATGACATAAATCGCGAAGTGctgtactttcctgtggtacttcATGAAATACTTAGCTTACTGGTTAgtatttgttttttgatttCCCTATGACACATTAATTTCTCAGGTAAAGCGACAAGTGCAAGCACAAACAGAACTCAGAGACGACGGTAAGTGCGCCGAATAGGAGGGTGAGCTAAGCGGCCTTATGACCTGTTCACTTGAAAAACCTTagcaaaacatagaaaaacacatagtaccatgtgaaagtactgctggagaggttcatttgaatggtaacaccataggatttcatccacatcCTAAGTTAAATATACGAGACATGTCTCCATAGTTGACTGTGGAAATAACAGAGCTAGCTATTTCACTTGCAAAAGCTCTTAAGAAAGTTACCACAAAAAAGAATTTGTGTTACAAATTATGACTTGTTGGTAAGCAAACAGCAATAATGAAACTACGGCACCTTAGATTTGATTGTTACTTTTTAACGCTCAATACGTGCTTGGAAACCGCCTTGCGTAGAAAATATTGCACCTTTCGAGTCTTATTATGGATGTATCATTTTTTGGGTCCCCAATAGACCCAATGCTAAAATGGCTGCCTGATTAATATTCTACTGTTTAACAACTGCATCGCTAAAATAGAGGTTGGGTGCCTGAAGtatccaggggcttccactattggcagccagcccctagattgAAATAATGCCCCATGACTGGCACAACAgcgcaacccagccatgagcccctaCACGAAAGGAAAGGAAcaggcacccgtcacactgaaAACATCAgtggagaaaaaacaacaaagcctAGGGGaaggagagggggaggggaaaatGGCTGTCAGAACCCAGCACGAAGGAAACTGAACGCGCCAATGAATCGCGTGATCGATGTAGTCAGCTACTGGGCATGCGCATGCCAAAGACCGCTGACCACTGGCGCTTAAGGCGCTCTTAGTTGTTAAAtcctttaaattgcatttaaatttaaattagcCTAACCGGCCTCGTTCTTCagtacaaaattaaaaaataaattatctcAAGCTAGGCTAGTcaacttaattttaattaattaaacaaaagaatattaatccAGCAGCCACTTTATGGGGTCCCtcgggttcttcaatcccgtaatcccgatggTTATTATTAGCATCCCACCTCGCACGCATACCTTCAACGGTAATGTAGGAGCTGTTCGCAAGATGTGTCCtcattggtcgcagaaaacaataacacatcATTGTTCATCATTACTTCCCATTGTTTCACGGTTAGGGTATCGAACCAATTGGCCTTTAGAGTTAggagagctgctacatgacccaccttcaatcccgaatcttgccccgattttgctttaaattccCGAATCCTGAACAGCCTTTTAGGGACCCTCCATTTTGTTGCTTCTgtcagtcgttttttttttgtcttgtcagCCTCACTGCATGCCTATGGTAATTAATTGTTGATTTTTTGGATTTGCCCGTAGGTACAGCATGGTACAACTACGACAATGCCAACGACTGTGCCAATTACTGCCCAGATCTCCAAGTAAGTACTCGGTGCGTAGTTGGTTGTGGACGGAAGCTGGTAACAAGGTTACCGCTCCTGGGAACTTATGATGTAACGTAACGATATAGGCAGCTCTCAGCTGACGTATTGCTTATCAACAAATGGTTAACTTAACCCTCTGATTAATGAACGATATAATCAGTTTGTTCTATATCTTAGCCAAATCTTAGTCATTTCTCGCtctatgattggtcaatttttggTCCGTGGCGTAATGTATGAACTGATTTTCAAAAGGAACATGTATTCCTTCTCCTTTAATTTTGCTGCTGCAACTAACAAGTCGATCTCGACAGAAAAAGCCATTAAATGAAGtgtaattgtaatttttagTCTTTCCAATTCTTATAAGGCGCATTGGTCTGTTtgctctaataataataatgatgatgataatgataatgataatgataatgataataataataataaaacaatcaggTGCATATTTCTTGTTCTACTAAAAAaaaagccatataataaatatcttttaaaaaataaccatTATTTTCGCAGCCCGTATAGTCCATTACTCTTTCTTGCATGAGAATTTATGGACTAGGGACCATATTATCCAACAACGTTGACGTCCGTGAAAACGTCTCTGAAAAAAAGACTTGTTATCCATTTaaactttttcgcgattatcccaagtcgttctgttacttaaaagaagggaatttaggAAGGAGCCGAGGAGAGTGGAACCGCACCCCAAGATGGTAAAATTTATCGCTTTtccgttcccgttctcaagtcaacttggtcatttcacgtcgtagtcgtgcagggacgacaaagaaatgtggAGAAAAGCGTGTTGCGCGTGCAGAGTTGTTGAAGAACTCATTGCACCTATTGATTTTTAACGTTCCCGTCGCCGTTGTAGTTTCGTTAGGTCCCTACTCAGGAGGGACAGGCATACCAATTTTGTAGTTAACGGTAACGAATGTATTCATATTAAACACCTTGACTAAAATTATCTTTAGTGATAGCCACGCCAATtgaattcttttgttctttcaGGAGGGTGATGacggcgatgatgatgatgtgttCGATGGTGGTGATCGATCAGGAGATGTACCGGGTGGAGATTTCACCCAAGGAGAGTTTCCCATGTCTCAGGATACCACCTTTGGTGACTCCTCGTCCCAGGCTCTTAGCTTCACGAACGAGAGCGTAGTGGATCAGACGCTCTTTACAGGGGATGGCCTGGTTGCGCAGCCTAATAAGGTACTGTCGTACATCAACTTGTGGACCAATCaatgaataggccatttcccaGTTCCAAAGACTCCCACTTCAAAACAAGGCAAAGTGCaaacctttcttgtaaaaatgatttttgcatgagattagtataggtaatggcatgatttgtagtgatatttggcataattaccacgagtgatatttcgaaattgttatacgtaatttcacgagccgttaggcgagtgaaatttgagacaattttgaaatatcacaagtggtatttatgccaaatatcgcgtacaaatcatgctattatttgtttatactactacccacacaaggtttgtaattttcacatgtaggtatttcaaattaagctgaactaccactgctctaagccaaacaaattgcagaaatttctcaagtagtactataaaataattaattaaaatcatttttatatcaATGCCTTCGCACTCAGCgtcgctttgaaacagaagcTCGAGGCAACTATTACTTTTTCATTCATGACACGTATTTAAAGCCTAAAGCTTAGGGTTAGGTACTTCATTGATGGAAAAGCGACAACGGTTTAGTCAAGTTCGTCGCCTTCAACCTCAGGGCTTCGCCTTGTCTGTTTAATCCTTCTTTCATTACTTTAggttaattgttaattgttcgGAAAGAGCGGGGAAGTTTCCCCGGTGGTGTGGTCTACCTACCTCTGTTATTACTTTATCACACATGTCTTACAGTAAGCTCTTAAATTGACCGATAGCAGCAGCTAGTGTCTTTCTTGTAGCCCATGCTGACGTCTgagttttcttttcatattatTATATAATGTAAATAGGACGCGCACTTTTGTCCTTTCCTCCTCGGCTTATTACAACATGATCATAGTCTCTTGTTTGACCACAGTAGGTTAGAAGAAATGAAGGGAAcgaattttgttttgtctgtCTTGCTTTCGTATTTGTTTTCTCTAAAATTCGTGAATAGTACCTTTTTTTAACTCGGAGCTAATTGTTGGGTTAGTTGTTAATTCTATCGCTTTATTCTCCCAGGTTCAGAAAATCGATATTGGATATGCTAAAACCGCGAAAAAGATGGACGTAAAAAGGCTAAAGAGCGTTATGTGGGGTCTTCTCACTGATAATAATCAGGAAAACAAGGTTTGTGAATTTTGACTCCTCATTACAGCCTTATACTAAATTACGTTAACTCCTTTTCCTGCTTGagatgatatttttaaaagtcgTTGGCGGAAGTTTAGACCTATGTTTTAGCCCAAGATGCAGATGCTTGTGATGAGTACCATAAGTAAACAGTCATTAAGAGccctagcctgtgccaggctgtCAATCAGTATAGACGAGCGAAAAAAGCGCGCgagagggggtggggtggaCACTTGCTTACTTAGAGGACTGAAATCTCGGTtaatctttcaatttttttttgtcacgtgAATCCATTGTAAAGGAATAATAAAGACGTGTGTTTTCGCTAAATTGGAGAGTAGGAGTTCAAAGACCAAACGGATAAAAAATTTACATTGATCTTTAACGTTGTGGACCTCTTTGTACCGTTTGACCACTTTTGGAATATTACTCTTCACGGGAGCGTattaaatacccaaaaaaacTGTGCAGCAGTTGCGATGCATGCATCTTCGTTTACCTGAAAACCTTTTACTGTGCTTGCAGGAAAATGTTCCTGTAGACGAGCAAAGGAACGAAAAAGAAGAAAGCGAGGTCTCGCAAATTTGCTCGTTCAAAGAACTGTACGATAAACTGCCTGGCAAACTTTCTAAGAACATGTCCAAGAACTTGTCAGTGTCCATCGCTTTTGTTTGCATTTTGCATCTGGCAAATGAGAAGGTAAGCTTTGTTCTTCTAGGTGTACCACTCAAGGCAGATGGCAACTATAGGTACTTCTACAAGTGCGTAGCAAATCCGGGTTGGTACTtttataatggcctatacgggtaGGCTCCTctcgaaaggggtacctttttcagtctTCATTTATGTAAAAATGTGGGAATTTTACTGATCGAAGTATACCAAAGAGTTAGGAAATCTGTCTATTTGGTCTGTAAAAGACTTAGAAGGGCTAGCTagctaggtatgtgaaagatcccatttgtcaatagaaggtataccttagcttttgtgtcaaaaatggtatgtaaaagggtaaggggttggaccttggggcggagcttcccccctcccccttacaAAACTTTGTGGAGTTctcacggggggggggggagcaaaAGAGTTGGAAGTCATTAAAACGTCGcataaaaaaatacagaagaaCAATGGATTATGGTCCTTATTCCGAGTCGGCCTTTTCGCGGGCGACAATTCGTTTTCTTTTTGAATAACGCAGGGAGTCATGGGAAGGACCGCAACTTCGTGCGCTTCTCAACCACTCTTGTATCTAAAGTATTGACCTCACTTCGCTAGTAGCAAGGTTGTTTTTCCCCTCTCCATGAGTTTTCTGATGATCCTTTCTAAATAATTCTCCTCTTATCATTTCTGTATTCTTTTCTTTCCTAGTGTCTAAAGATGACTGGAGATCCAGGAATGTCAGACTTTTTCATTTCACAGGATGTATAATTTTTCATACAGGCAATACAATATTAATCTTATTTTCCGTTTTTAACAAATGCTATTAGACTCGAGAAAGAAGTCTGGAAACAGAATTGAATCATTTCAGGGTGTGTCAAATGTACCACAAGTTTCGAAATTTGCAAACTTTGGTTGTAGTAAGTAAAACAATGACTTCGGCAAAGGTCTTCGACAACCTGTGATCAAACTGAAATAAAGAGTCAAAGTCTTACTCCTTGATCTTTTCTGAGTTGGAGACCGTTTTCTTGGGTGTTTCTTTGTGTTGCGAGAACCAATGTTGGTCAGCTTTTGGGTCGGTGTTAGACAAAATGCGCAGAGAAACAAGATATTTCTTTGACCAGAAATTTTCAATGAAATCTCCCACTATCCACCCGTCTTTCCATAAGGGTAATTTTCGAAAACATTTTGCGCTAAAACTAAGCCTATTAAACGCCCAGCAAAGGAGTAAGAGTTGGGAAGAAGGGCAAACGTAGCTGGAGGAGAGAAAATCGAGAAATGTTGCCTTCTAAACATACCCGACCTTGCAAAACAAAAGTCAGTGGCTCTAACAACAGAATGTAACTAAAGCTTCCACTCTGCTCGTAGAGAAACTTTTTGGCAGTTTTGCATGAGTTTTGGGTCCGTTTTTTCAAATACCTACTAGCATTTTCGGCAAAATACGTTATTTCGTGAGTATGGAACTCAACTGTTTCTGATGCTAATCAACCTATAGCTTTTGTTTCAACcactctacaacggccaccttctTCTGTCTCCAAGGTGGCCGTTTTAGAGAGGCTCAACAGTAAATTGTTCAACTTGATTGGGCGAGgcaaaaaactttaaataatttattacatgtgGTTAAATATTATCCATAGCAGGTCGTGACACCTGATATCATTATAATTCAAGTTACTATCCACCTATTATTTTCTTCGTTGTTATTACTCTGAATTAACTTAAAATCGAACTCTACTATTGATCAAGTCG
This window encodes:
- the LOC140933066 gene encoding adenosine receptor A2b-like, with amino-acid sequence MKEDKDLYSSYIANCVFDACSSYVAIMLNSLTIYALRKTSSLPKSLKTLLMSLAVSDLAVGLLAQPLYIAVTVIDFEPESQSNRYFDVTYKVYLFVVNLLTFASFFGVMALSADRFLAIHLHLRYQELVTYKRVVMVVFTMWAVSTGLAILRLCIPKSICYLIFDAIYVCCFLATTAFNYKIYQAQQAPQDGEMANTASLRKFAVGTLLVYLAFVICYLPDCCRLVIFAVSKSSTSNEILRLYTMTLWFLNSSLNPVIYCWKKRPVRLAAVDILRKIL